From a single Pelmatolapia mariae isolate MD_Pm_ZW linkage group LG20, Pm_UMD_F_2, whole genome shotgun sequence genomic region:
- the LOC134618626 gene encoding lysozyme C-like, producing the protein MRSLLVLLFLAVANAKIFERCEWARTLKANGMDGYYGISLADWVCLTRWESNYNTMAKNTNNDGSTDFGIFQINSYWWCNDYIINSHNGCNMDCSAFLSDNISAAITCAKRVVRDPQGISAWYGWQYNCEGRDLSSYVSGCGV; encoded by the exons ATGAGGAGTCTGTTGGTTTTGCTCTTCTTGGCTGTGGCCAACGCCAAAATCTTCGAGCGCTGTGAATGGGCCCGCACGCTCAAGGCTAACGGCATGGACGGCTACTATGGAATCAGCCTCGCCGACT gGGTTTGCCTCACCCGATGGGAGTCAAACTATAACACCATGGCCAAAAACACCAACAATGACGGATCCACCGACTTTGGCATCTTTCAAATTAACAGCTACTGGTGGTGCAATGACTACATCATCAACTCGCATAACGGATGCAACATGGACTGCAGTG CGTTTTTGAGCGATAATATCAGTGCAGCAATCACCTGTGCCAAACGTGTCGTTAGGGATCCTCAAGGCATCAGTGCCTG GTATGGCTGGCAATATAACTGTGAGGGTCGTGACCTCAGCTCCTATGTGAGTGGATGTGGTGTTTAA